The Benincasa hispida cultivar B227 chromosome 11, ASM972705v1, whole genome shotgun sequence genome has a segment encoding these proteins:
- the LOC120090605 gene encoding phytohormone-binding protein CSBP-like, producing the protein MVKEVKAQAKVGVGIETLWNALVKDLRFIIPKLMPNTVEKVDLIHGNGGLGSVLLFHLVHDEMMMRSQKERIVEVDETKHEFGIEVIEGNIWKRGFCSFKTIFKLSSMSEKETLVDFKVVYETELRCDGDEQTHMEEIATSTTLSFFQLLEKFLLDSSNNN; encoded by the exons ATGGTTAAGGAGGTTAAAGCTCAAGCAAAAGTTGGGGTTGGAATTGAAACTCTTTGGAATGCTTTGGTTAAAGACTTGAGATTTATCATCCCAAAGCTCATGCCCAACACTGTTGAAAAAGTTGACCTTATTCATGGAAATGGTGGCCTTGGCTCTGTTTTGCTCTTTCATCTTGTTCATG ATGAGATGATGATGAGAAGTCAGAAGGAAAGGATTGTGGAAGTTGATGAAACAAAGCATGAATTTGGGATAGAAGTGATAGAAGGGAATATATGGAAAAGAGGGTTTTGTTCTTTCAAGACAATATTCAAACTTTCTTCCATGAGTGAAAAGGAAACCCTTGTGGATTTCAAAGTTGTTTATGAGACTGAATTAAGATGTGATGGAGATGAACAAACTCACATGGAGGAAATTGCAACTAGCacaactctttccttttttcaaCTCTTGGAAAAGTTTCTTCTTGATTCATCAAATAATAACTAA